The sequence below is a genomic window from Stigmatopora nigra isolate UIUO_SnigA chromosome 16, RoL_Snig_1.1, whole genome shotgun sequence.
GTCATATAAGGTCGAATAAGGTTTGAAAGGATTTGAGAATGTATTAGTGTGAAAGAGTTGGTATGATTAGGTTCTAAATCATTCCGTAAGAGTCGTTGCAGGCATGTCCAATGCAGATATTATCGGAATTTTACTTTCATATAAGATGAATCAGAACATTATTCTCATTCTCTGCACCGTATCTGGCAACATGTCCTCCCTCGGAGGATTAAATAATGGCTTTGCCTGACAGGCTTGGAATTGTCAGTCTTGAAGCATTTTACATTTGGACCGATTGTGTATAACTGCAATTTCAATATACTctgtgctgtggtagttagcaGACTTGCAAGATCAACGATCTGTTGGGTGAAAATGGGATTTaatgaagaatgttttttttttatctgtgccGTTTGATTACATTGATTATAGTGGATTATAATACATATTAAATTAGTATATTTATAATTCGTATGAGATAGAATATGCAATAAGGagagctataaaaaaaaggtttaaagcTAGAATAAATGAGATGCGAGACCTACGCTGGAGGGCTGTCTCCACAGTATCTCCCGATCCTCCTGGCATCGTTCATCTCGCCACCGTTGAAAATAGTGACATGGTCGTAGCGGCAGTAGTTATCTCGCTCCACATCAAACTTCTCGAACTTGACTTCAATGATCTGTGACGGGTTGAAAAAGCAAGTGTCTTTAATCAAGCACTGGCTTCAAACAGCATGATTGAAGGGTactggcgccattttggggatgaCGCAACAGTCTCGTATGGCATGTCCGGCCTTGTGCTGTTGGAGAAAAATACTTGACATATTTTCAGgactaaatttttttttttctaacctggTTCTTTGGTGCCACTATGTGCCAGGAGCAGGTGACCCCGGCCGGGTAGTCCCTTTCGGGCCAGTTAGGGGTTTTGAACGTTCCAGAAGGTTTGCTTAGTCGGCCCCCACAGTACTGATCACCTGTTGAGTCATTGGCAGTGTCAGAAAAATCACCTAAAACTTactggactgtttttttttccttataaagTTTGAAAACGAGCACTGAAatacaaataccgtattttcatgactataaggcgcactgaaaagtcttaaattttctccaaaatagagagggcgccttataatccagtttgctttatatatggaaaaaaattaaaatgtgtcattcaatgacggtgcgccttaaaatgtggtgcgccttatagttgtgaaaatgcgGTAAATTTTTTATCAATGAATATATAAGTTGTATTATTGACTATGTGGAACTGAAATCTGGAGTGTCAAATGTTatcctttaaaaacaaactgaatTCTGGTTAGAAGTGCTGGAAAAACACTTGTAATTTTTGACCATGTGATTGTGTTTTTGTAGTACTGTAACAACCTCTTTGCAACTATCTACTTTGTCAGAAACAGGCTGTCAGTCATATATAGTTGTTCCCTTAGAAGCAACTAGCTATTAAAATTCTTCTTGGAAAGCAAGCCAGGCTTTAGCACCCTGCGGAGGGGAAAAGAATGTCTGATCATTTCTTCTCCTCTGCAGGGGGGGGGGTTGAGAGGGTGGCTCAGCAAAAATGTTTGAGAAATTTAACATCCGGCTGAGAAATGTTGCAAGTTGTTGTCCACATACGGCCAGTGGAGCATTATAATATTCAGCTTGAAGCTTTTGAACAATACATATATAATTTTGTTGTGGTTTCCAGAAACTTGCCATTAAAAGATAATATTGCAAAATGTATGTTGGATGATTATGACGACACAAATTGAGAAATTGAAGTGAAGCTGAGAtgctaaaaatgtcaataaaaagtGAACTCAATTCTTCATTTTTTGGTCAGAATAAAAACAGCATATAcctatatctactgtatttatttatatactttttaaaacaaatatacttgacattaaaaacaaatgcctATGCAAATTTGGGGCCTGTTTCTATACACTCACACTGTataaacaccccaaaaaagtcCATTAGTACATGAAACAAATTAGAAAAAGGGTACTCATATACTTTTAAGAAGCCTATATTATTGATAGAATAACAATCTCTAACCTCTCTCATGAGACTGCACAGCagaaaaaacagccaaaaagcCACTGCCGGCCGTATTAGCGTCCGACACCATCTGCAGCGTCATCTTGTTCCCGGTGGACACCAGCGCCCCCGGCTTGAACGTGCCACAGAAGCGGCCAAGCCGCTGCCCATTGGCGTGAGCGCTGTACACGTCTACATAGTCGTAGCGACACAGACTGTCGTTCTCCAAGTCGAGGAAGCGGAACGACAACACTACCACCTTCCCTTCTGGGACCTGTGGTGGGCATTTTGTGGAAATGACTATTGTTCCATAGGAGGACCTCACTTTATGACTGACATTTTGAGGTCGTGAACTTATATGAACTTGGCACTGCTCAGTAAACATCATATTAGGTGAAATTCCTGTCTTATcttgacattaaaatatattcctATTGTTTGTTACCTAATACTTTCTTAAAATGATCTCGATATCATAGATATAACTTTTTTCAATGGAACTAGTGGACAAAATGAGACTTTTGAAATGTTTCTAATTGTATTGCTGATATCAAATGGCATTTATACGCTAATAGTACATGGAAATGGgaataaaagaaacaaatatgTTGTCCTTTTGGTCGGTAATCagtagaaaaaatacaaacaaagcaTCTTCCAGATCATAAATCAATCTAGGAtgaattttaataaataaacccttgagttttttagtcatttatgaAGTATACAGTAGCTCAACTTAGTAATACAcattaaaagtatttaaattgCCACTTACTGTGATCCTCCACACGCATTTAGTATTTGGAGGATAAACTCCTGGGTAGCCCTGACTCCCAATTATTCCAGAATTCCCCGTGAAGTTTCCCCCACATGTAAAAGAGGTTCTGGAAAATAATGACATACAGTCCGTTATACCTTCTCTGTAGCAATAGTAGCAGAGGAGACACGAGGTTTACCTCCTTTGGGTCTGTGCGCTACAGTCTTGGGCGAGGAGGGCGAGACACCAAGCGCAAACCACCGCGCACGCTCTCCACATTGTCGACTTAATTTGTGCGGCTTGCTCGAGTGCTGTCCGCTTCCAAATGGAAAGTGGAAGCTCCTGCAGTTGTTAGTCTGCAGTCTGCAACGGATGAATGCAGCATTTGTTCCaatgaaggaggaggaggaaggggaagaggaggaggaggtggagaaaGAAGATACTGGGCGGAGATGTGGAGGAGGGcctttttttctaataaaactATGAACATCCAAAACCCCATTTTTGAAGTTAACATTTGATATGCATGAATTAAATCAATGTCAAAGGTGCAAAAAACTGTGTTTTGTGTACTAGGAAATGGGAAATGtggtatatatacatttatatttttgtattattatttatattatcattcatttatttattgattatttatctgtttatttttcattgttatttCTGCAGTATGGTGAAAGCTTTATATCTCATtaaacttgtataatgacaattaaagcattcaattcaa
It includes:
- the pcolce2b gene encoding procollagen C-endopeptidase enhancer 2b isoform X1, which encodes MWRACAVVCAWCLALLAQDCSAQTQRRTSFTCGGNFTGNSGIIGSQGYPGVYPPNTKCVWRITVPEGKVVVLSFRFLDLENDSLCRYDYVDVYSAHANGQRLGRFCGTFKPGALVSTGNKMTLQMVSDANTAGSGFLAVFSAVQSHERGDQYCGGRLSKPSGTFKTPNWPERDYPAGVTCSWHIVAPKNQIIEVKFEKFDVERDNYCRYDHVTIFNGGEMNDARRIGRYCGDSPPAPVYSEGNQLLVHFLSDLSLTADGFIGHYKFRSKKFSVTTTLPPTTTQPVTTKPLRRGGAWSACECLGVSCGRQQLPLKYSVTLCRQKCKRRGTLESNFCSSNFVITGTVISAVTRGGSVHATVSIINVYKEGNLAIQQAGKTMSTKMVILCKKCPLVKRGLNYIFMGHVDDEGRGLIAPHHFVLSFKTKNQKTLNVLKNKRC
- the pcolce2b gene encoding procollagen C-endopeptidase enhancer 2b isoform X2; the encoded protein is MWRACAVVCAWCLALLAQDCSAQTQRRTSFTCGGNFTGNSGIIGSQGYPGVYPPNTKCVWRITVPEGKVVVLSFRFLDLENDSLCRYDYVDVYSAHANGQRLGRFCGTFKPGALVSTGNKMTLQMVSDANTAGSGFLAVFSAVQSHERGDQYCGGRLSKPSGTFKTPNWPERDYPAGVTCSWHIVAPKNQIIEVKFEKFDVERDNYCRYDHVTIFNGGEMNDARRIGRYCGDSPPAPVYSEGNQLLVHFLSDLSLTADGFIGHYKFRSKKFSVTTTLPPTTTQPVTTKPLPLKYSVTLCRQKCKRRGTLESNFCSSNFVITGTVISAVTRGGSVHATVSIINVYKEGNLAIQQAGKTMSTKMVILCKKCPLVKRGLNYIFMGHVDDEGRGLIAPHHFVLSFKTKNQKTLNVLKNKRC